In the Ipomoea triloba cultivar NCNSP0323 chromosome 6, ASM357664v1 genome, one interval contains:
- the LOC116023464 gene encoding uncharacterized protein LOC116023464, with product MGSPIGVRVKQCGGEVWGWGRRRVRGEIESLKRCQLRMADLRDLGDERSVREFGEVQNQYLNLVKGQSDRWRQRAKELWYVGGDKEGDGRPVLACLNNRISADQNLLLLAPITPEESAFIPGRSIVDNVLIAYESFHAMHRLKKGRRGFGALKVDMSKAYDRVEWGFLENVMSKLGFSSRWVSLMRECVYTVHYRVLVEGKEWGPIHPSRGLRQGDALSPCLFILIAESLSAVLRTQEEDGALHGISVARGAPNISHLFFADDCLFFFRANNLEAGVIKAVLDEYGVASGQQVNLRKSNIVFGNNVERDDKEAVCEVLGIREQQGRGKYLGLPGYVGRRKREILGFVKDKVRARIHHWGNRFLSRAGREVLLKTVLQSLPNYAMNVFRLPIGLCDEIEKLMNAFWWGCEG from the exons ATGGGTAGTCCAATTGGGGTGCGAGTCAAGCAATGCGGTGGGGAGGTTTGGGGATGGGGTCGACGGCGGGTTAGGGGTGAGATTGAGAGTCTGAAGCGCTGCCAACTTCGTATGGCAGACTTGAGGGATCTTGGGGATGAGAGGAGTGTAAGGGAGTTTGGGGAGGTTCAAAACCAGTATCTTAATCTGGTTAAGGGTCAGAGTGATCGGTGGAGGCAGAGAGCAAAGGAATTGTGGTATGTTGGGGGTGACA AGGAGGGAGATGGTCGGCCGGTGTTAGCTTGCTTGAATAATCGTATCTCTGCTGATCAAAATTTGTTATTGTTAGCACCTATTACTCCGGAGGAG AGTGCGTTTATTCCGGGTAGATCTATTGTAGATAATGTCTTAATTGCGTATGAGTCTTTTCATGCTATGCATCGTTTGAAAAAGGGGAGAAGAGGGTTTGGGGCATTAAAGGTGGATATGAGTAAGGCTTATGACCGGGTAGAATGGGGTTTCCTTGAAAATGTTATGAGCAAACTGGGGTTTAGTAGTCGGTGGGTGAGTCTGATGAGGGAGTGTGTGTATACTGTTCACTACCGGGTTTTGGTGGAAGGGAAGGAGTGGGGTCCTATTCATCCTTCTAGAGGTCTACGGCAAGGTGATGCTCTGTCACCTTGTTTGTTTATTCTTATAGCCGAAAGTTTGAGTGCGGTGTTGCGGACGCAGGAGGAGGATGGGGCTCTGCATGGGATTAGTGTGGCGAGAGGGGCTCCAAATATTTCCCATTTATTCTTTGCCGACGactgtttatttttctttaggGCAAATAACCTTGAGGCGGGTGTTATTAAAGCAGTCTTGGATGAGTACGGGGTTGCTAGTGGGCAGCAAGTTAATCTCAGGAAGTCTAATATTGTGTTTGGTAATAATGTTGAGAGGGATGATAAGGAGGCTGTTTGTGAGGTTTTGGGCATTCGCGAACAGCAGGGTAGGGGAAAGTATTTGGGTTTGCCGGGGTATGTGGGGAGGAGAAAGAGGGAGATTTTGGGTTTTGTGAAGGATAAGGTTCGGGCTAGGATTCATCACTGGGGTAACAGGTTTCTATCTCGGGCTGGGCGTGAGGTGCTCCTTAAGACTGTCCTTCAGAGTCTTCCTAATTATGCTATGAATGTTTTCCGTTTACCAATAGGCTTGTGTGACGAAATTGAGAAACTTATGAATGCTTTTTGGTGGGGTTGTGAGGGTTGA